One part of the Mustela erminea isolate mMusErm1 chromosome 11, mMusErm1.Pri, whole genome shotgun sequence genome encodes these proteins:
- the LOC116569635 gene encoding 60S ribosomal protein L37a-like, with the protein MAKRTKKVGIVGKYGTRYGASLRKMVKKIEISQHAKCTCSFCGKTKMKKRAVGIWHCDSCMKTVAGGAWTYNTTSAVTVKSAIRRLKELKDQQKLCCLKHC; encoded by the coding sequence ATGGCTAAACGCACCAAGAAGGTCGGAATCGTGGGCAAATACGGGACCCGTTATGGTGCCTCCCTCAGGAAGATGGTAAAGAAGATTGAGATAAGCCAGCATGCCAAGTGCACTTGCTCCTTCTGTGGCAAAACCAAGATGAAAAAACGAGCTGTGGGGATCTGGCATTGTGACTCCTGCATGAAAACCGTTGCTGGTGGCGCCTGGACCTACAACACCACTTCTGCTGTCACAGTAAAGTCTGCCATCAGAAGACTGAAGGAGTTGAAAGACCAGCAGAAGCTCTGCTGTTTGAAACATTGCTAG